From Sparus aurata chromosome 9, fSpaAur1.1, whole genome shotgun sequence, a single genomic window includes:
- the LOC115587766 gene encoding lactase-phlorizin hydrolase-like: MSLLGRLLPLCLLSLYGCMCQDHDDHPPAMFLAGPLTNNGEPSKGADPFDCSHPIPPGLWQYFESLQSRGVTHFKVPLSWAHLLPTGRSSQPQQAVVACYQTLLKQLHDVGLQPLVVLHGSTVPEVLRSRYGGWESTELKEMFQQYAEFVFREFGQLSDSWVTLSSLDELRDADLQNALDAHSSVYRRYHQLFPGKDGGVSVGVKASKVPVICDTQLLKYTDFLSVKIQYDCTNGKNLAEELKNVLAKCGEKPILFYEVNINDCAPSEFLSDTKVSKALSNGDHNLLGFDMENIFAPDDTIPKSRSHQSDKNRNDLQTSCLATYCKTWGNFATMTSFERDAFLNESFPIGFQWATSSESFKVEGGWLEGGKGETIWDRFGHENKVFDNQTADLACDSYHKMDYDVYLLRGLHVNTYQFSISWARIFPSGFNDSHSEKGALYYDKLIDALIESGIQPVITLYHWDLPQALQDKGGWTSAFIVEAFKDYADFCFSRFGDKVKTWNTFSSPWVVSHAGYGTGEHPPEVKDYVVASYQATHNMLKAHAEAWHVYNDKYRKTQGGEVGIALNSDWAEPMNSLRPEDITAADRYLQFMLGWFAHPIFVDGDYPATLKTQIEMKKNKCPLSAPATLPVFTPEERQRIKGTADFFGLNHYTSRLVISSDGGCTPGPQGVGDFQAHVDPLWPSTASDWIYSAPWGLRRLLKYISNEYLTVTKVPIHITGNGMPTDYSGDTLNDTQRVQYMNSYINEALKAIHLDNVDVQRFTVQSLMDGFEGPQGYSERFGLHHVMFDLPDRPRTPKQSAYFYSKVIENNGFASKKPYAPELINMVPNTLPSLPPSTVPSKAKIVWWRFSSQTDFERKLYHYGTFPQGFSWGVSSSAYQIEGAWNTDGKGPSVWDTFTQKPGSIPANANGDVACDSYNRLDEDLYMLRALKVKSYRFSLSWSRIFPNGRRASLNQKGVDYYNRLIDSLLGYNITPMVTLYHWDLPQALQDLDGWDNVDMINIFNEFCDFCFATFGDRVKFWMTFNQPQTIAWSGYGLGKIPPNVKNPGVAPYRVAHNLIKAHATVYHTYDDKYRKTQGGLVSIALNADWIEPEDVNVPREVVAADRALQFQLGWFAHPIFKTGDYPDAMKWQVGNKSELQDLPGTRLPSFTKEEKNFIKGTADVFCVNHYTTKIVGHVAARLSPPSYQSDQDVTETEETDSPATAIGGQRAVAWGLRRLLNWIKEEYGDPEIYITENGVATDVKTTADDIDRVFYYKTYVDEALKAHNLDGVKVKGYIATSLMDSFEWLSGYTVNFGLHSVNFADPNRPRTPKRSAHYYYQVMKDNGFPLPDEEKVLYGQFPKNFHWSTASAAYQIEGSWRAHGKGLSIWDKFSHTPLRTNDGENADIACDSYNKIDKDVEVLKKLRVTHYRFSVSWPRVLPDGTNNHINEAGLNYYHRLLDALEAANIQPQLTLYHWDLPLALHKVGGWENETIVQRFRDYADVLFSRLGNRVKFWITLNEPYIVANLGYGYGTFAPGIVRKQYIVAHNLIKAHAEAWHLYNDKYRATQGGLISITINSDWTEPRNPHKQEDVDAANRYLQFFLGWFANPIFKGDYPEVMKTIIRKRSLAAGLPESRLPEFTPEEIKRIKGTHDYFGLNHYCSVLSHPVDLGNQQDYEGDRGTVVTHDRTWIGSGSFWLKITPFGFRKLLKFIKDEYGNPPIYVTENGVSERGAVDLNDIPRMYFYENYINQALKAVVLDGVDLRAYTAWSLMDNFEWAAGYSEQFGLFYVNRSDPTLPRIPKNSASRYATIINCNGFPDPALGPHECLNLESAATSTPTPDHTAHTAVPVLPPNIVEFLGLKLTPQNAEVGLYVIFAFLLVSVLCMIFVVYRLLKTRKNSKAVLGETVRLDRM; encoded by the exons ATGTCGTTACTGGGGCGACTTCTCCCTCTGTGTTTACTAAGTTTGTATGGGTGCATGTGCCAGGACCATGATGATCATCCACCGGCCATGTTTCTTGCAGGTCCTCTGACCAACAATGGAGAACCCTCCAAAGGAGCAGACCCCTTTGACTGCAGTCATCCCATTCCTCCAGGCTTATGGCAGTACTTTGAGTCCCTCCAGAGCAGAGGGGTGACCCACTTCAAAGTGCCGCTCTCATGGGCTCATCTTCTACCTACAGGCCGGTCCAGTCAGCCCCAGCAGGCCGTGGTCGCCTGTTACCAGACCCTCCTGAAACAGCTGCACGACGTGGGCCTTCAGCCTCTGGTCGTCCTTCATGGATCCACAGTGCCAGAAGTTCTGAGATCAAGGTACGGAGGCTGGGAGAGCACAGAGCTGAAAGAGATGTTCCAACAGTACGCTGAGTTTGTGTTCAGAGAGTTTGGACAGCTGTCAGACTCCTGGGTGACACTGAGCAGCCTGGATGAGCTGAGAGATGCTGATCTGCAAAATGCTCTTGATGCACACTCCAGCGTCTACCGCCGTTACCACCAGCTGTTTCCTGGGAAAG aTGGAGGAGTATCAGTTGGCGTGAAGGCCAGTAAAGTCCCAGTCATCTGTGACACTCAGCTACTG AAATATACAGATTTCCTCTCTGTTAAAATTCAATATGACTGCACCAATGGAAAAAACCTGGCGGAGgaactgaaaaatgttttg GCAAAGTGTGGAGAGAAACCCATTCTGTTTTATGAGGTGAACATCAATGACTGTGCCCCCTCTGAGTTCCTGTCAGATACCAAAGTCTCAAAAG CACTGAGCAATGGAGACCACAATCTTCTTGGATTCGACATGGAAAATATATTCGCTCCAGATGACACTATTCCAAAAAG TCGTTCACACCAaagtgacaaaaacagaaacgaTCTTCAAACATCATGTTTAGCGACCTACTGCAAAACCTGGGGCAATTTTGCAACCATGACCTCATTCGAGCGAGATGCCTTCTTGAATGAATCCTTTCCTATTGGCTTCCAGTGGGCCACCTCCAGTGAGTCCTTCAAGGTTGAAGGAGGCTGGTTAGAAGGTGGGAAGGGAGAAACCATCTGGGACCGTTTTGGCCATGAAAACAAGGTTTTTGACAATCAAACAGCCGATTTAGCTTGTGACAGTTACCACAAGATGGATTATGATGTCTATCTGCTGCGAGGTCTTCATGTCAACACCTACCAGTTTTCCATCTCCTGGGCCCGTATTTTCCCCTCAGGCTTCAATGACAGCCATTCAGAAAAAGGGGCTCTGTACTATGACAAGCTGATCGATGCCCTCATTGAGTCTGGCATACAACCTGTTATCACTCTCTACCACTGGGACCTGCCCCAGGCACTCCAGGACAAAGGTGGATGGACCAGCGCTTTCATTGTTGAGGCCTTCAAGGACTACGCAGACTTCTGCTTCTCCAGGTTTGGAGACAAGGTCAAGACCTGGAACACATTCAGTAGCCCCTGGGTGGTGAGCCATGCTGGGTATGGCACTGGTGAGCATCCCCCTGAAGTAAAAGACTATGTGGTTGCCTCCTATCAG GCCACTCACAATATGCTCAAAGCCCATGCTGAGGCCTGGCATGTCTACAATGACAAGTACAGGAAGACACAAGGAGGGGAAGTAGGCATTGCACTGAACTCAGACTGGGCTGAGCCCATGAACTCCTTGAGACCTGAAGACATAACAGCTGCAGATCGCTACCTGCAGTTCATGCTGGGCTGGTTTGCACATCCTATATTTGTGGATGGAGATTATCCTGCAACACTCAAGACTCAGatagagatgaaaaaaaacaagtgccCCCTCTCTGCTCCTGCAACACTTCCAGTTTTTACTcctgaggagagacagaggataAAAGGAACAGCAGACTTTTTTGGATTAAACCACTATACCTCCCGGTTGGTCATCAGCAGTGATGGTGGCTGCACCCCTGGTCCTCAGGGGGTAGGTGACTTCCAGGCACATGTTGACCCTTTATGGCCCTCGACAGCTTCAGACTGGATATATTCTGCACCTTGGGGCCTCCGGAGGCttttaaagtacatttctaATGAATACTTGACTGTTACCAAAGTGCCTATCCATATAACTGGTAATGGTATGCCGACTGACTACAGTGGAGACACTCTCAATGATACCCAACGAGTACAGTACATGAACAGTTACATCAATGAGGCCCTGAAAG CTATACATTTGGATAATGTAGATGTGCAGCGCTTTACCGTCCAGTCACTCATGGATGGCTTTGAAGGTCCACAAGGTTACAGTGAACGTTTTGGATTGCACCATGTTATGTTTGACCTGCCTGACAGACCTAGGACCCCGAAGCAGTCTGCCTACTTTTACTCCAAAGTTATTGAGAACAACGGTTTTGCCTCCAAAAAACCGTATGCACCAGAACTTATAAACATGGTGCCAAATACACTTCCCTCACTCCCACCATCCACAGTCCCATCAAAAGCCAAGATAGTTTGGTGGAGATTCTCCAGCCAAACAGATTTTGAGAGAAAACTTTATCACTACGGCACTTTCCCACAAGGTTTCAGTTGGGGAGTATCGTCTTCTGCTTACCAGATTGAAGGAGCCTGGAACACTGATGGGAAGGGGCCCAGCGTCTGGGATACATTCACCCAAAAACCTGGCAGTATTCCTGCTAATGCAAATGGAGATGTAGCATGTGACAGTTATAACAGACTTGATGAAGACCTCTACATGCTTCGAGCTCTGAAGGTAAAGTCATACAGATTCTCTTTGTCATGGTCCAGGATCTTTCCTAACGGTCGGCGTGCCTCCCTGAACCAGAAAGGTGTTGACTACTACAACAGACTCATTGATAGCCTCTTGGGGTACAATATCACTCCCATGGTGACACTCTACCATTGGGACCTCCCTCAAGCTTTGCAAGACCTTGATGGCTGGGACAATGTAGACatgattaacatttttaatgaattttgtGACTTTTGCTTTGCCACCTTTGGAGACCGAGTGAAATTTTGGATGACTTTTAACCAGCCTCAAACAATTGCCTGGTCAGGATATGGACTTGGAAAGATCCCACCAAATGTTAAGAATCCAGGAGTTGCACCGTATAGAGTTGCGCACAACCTTATAAAAGCACACGCCACGGTTTACCACACATATGATGATAAGTATCGCAAAACCCAAGGAGGTCTAGTATCTATTGCCCTCAATGCTGATTGGATTGAACCTGAAGATGTTAATGTTCCCCGTGAAGTGGTGGCTGCTGACCGTGCTCTGCAGTTTCAACTGGGTTGGTTTGCACACCCCATTTTCAAGACTGGTGACTATCCTGATGCAATGAAGTGGCAAGTTGGAAACAAAAGTGAGCTCCAAGATCTTCCAGGGACAAGACTACCTTCCTTcaccaaagaagaaaagaacttCATCAAGGGAACTGCTGATGTGTTCTGTGTTAATCATTATACTACAAAGATAGTCGGCCATGTTGCAGCTCGGCTTAGCCCTCCGTCTTATCAATCTGACCAGGACGTGACAGAAACGGAGGAAACAGATTCACCTGCTACTGCCATCGGTGGGCAGAGAGCTGTAGCATGGGGATTGAGAAGACTCCTCAACTGGATCAAAGAAGAATATGGAGATCCAGAGATTTACATTACGGAGAATGGAGTAGCCACAGACGTTAAGACCACAGCTGATGACATAGACAGAGTATTTTACTACAAAACCTATGTTGATGAGGCTTTGAAGG CTCATAATCTTGATGGTGTGAAGGTGAAAGGATACATAGCAACGTCACTCATGGATTCGTTTGAGTGGCTCAGTGGTTATACAGTAAACTTTGGGCTGCACTCCGTCAACTTTGCAGACCCAAACCGGCCGAGGACACCGAAGCGTTCTGCTCACTATTATTACCAAGTCATGAAGGACAATGGCTTCCCATTACCAGATGAAGAGAAGGTACTTTATGGACAGTTTCCCAAGAACTTTCATTGGAGTACTGCCAGTGCCGCTTACCAG ATTGAAGGGAGCTGGAGAGCCCACGGAAAGGGACTGAGCATCTGGGACAAGTTTTCCCACACCCCTCTGAGAACGAACGACGGTGAAAATGCCGATATTGCTTGTGACAGTTACAACAAGATTGACAAGGATGTGGAGGTGCTGAAGAAGCTGAGGGTGACCCACTATCGCTTCTCTGTATCCTGGCCCAGAGTGCTTCCTGATGGCACCAACAACCACATTAACGAAGCCGGACTGAACTACTACCATAGATTACTGGATGCTCTGGAAGCTGCTAATATTCAGCCCCAG CTGACCCTGTACCACTGGGATCTCCCCCTGGCTCTACACAAAGTCGGAGGTTGGGAGAATGAAACCATCGTCCAGAGATTCCGAGATTATGCCGATGTTTTATTCAGCCGACTTGGAAACAGAGTGAAGTTCTGGATCACTCTAAACGAACCCTACATTGTGGCGAACCTTGGCTACGGATATGGTACCTTTGCACCag GCATTGTGAGAAAGCAGTATATTGTAGCTCACAACCTGATCAAGGCCCACGCTGAGGCCTGGCACCTCTACAACGACAAGTACAGAGCAACACAGGGTGGCCTCATCTCCATTACCATCAATTCAGACTGGACGGAGCCGAGGAACCCACACAAGCAGGAGGATGTGGATGCAGCCAACCGCTATTTGCAG TTCTTCCTTGGCTGGTTTGCCAATCCCATCTTCAAAGGTGACTATCCTGaagtaatgaaaacaatcattcGCAAAAGAAGCCTTGCTGCAGGTCTCCCTGAATCACG GCTTCCTGAGTTCACCCCTGAGGAAATCAAGAGGATCAAAGGGACTCACGATTACTTTGGCCTCAACCATTACTGCTCAGTACTTTCACACCCAGTGGATCTGGGTAATCAACAGGATTATGAAGGTGACAG GGGCACTGTAGTAACCCATGACCGCACCTGGATTGGATCTGGCTCTTTCTGGCTAAAGATCACTCCATTTGGATTCAGGAAACTACTGAAGTTCATCAAGGATGAGTATGGAAATCCACCCATCTACGTCACAGAGAACGGGGTCTCAGAACGAGGAGCAGTTGACTTGAATGACATACCCAGAATGTACTTCTATGAAAACTACATAAACCAGGCCCTGAAAG CTGTTGTTCTGGATGGAGTTGATCTGCGAGCCTACACAGCCTGGTCCTTGATGGACAACTTCGAGTGGGCTGCTGGGTACTCTGAGCAATTTGGACTTTTCTATGTGAACCGCTCTGACCCCACTCTTCCTCGCATCCCGAAGAACTCAGCCTCTCGTTACGCAACCATCATCAACTGCAATGGCTTCCCAGACCCGGCTCTTGGACCCCATGAGTGTTTGAACCTTGAATCTGCAG CTACAAGCACTCCCACACCAGATCACACTGCACATACAGCTGTGCCTGTGCTGCCCCCGAACATTGTGGAGTTCCTGGGTCTGAAACTCACACCTCAGAACGCTGAAGTCGGACTTTATGTCATCTTTGCGTTCCTTCTTGTGAGTGTACTTTGTATGATCTTTGTTGTATATCGGCTCCTGAAAACGAGAAAGAATTCAAAAGCAGTTCTAGGAGAAACCGTGAGGTTGGACAGAATGTGA